One stretch of Caldisalinibacter kiritimatiensis DNA includes these proteins:
- a CDS encoding ECF transporter S component: protein MNSNVLNVKSSTLKLTYSAMLIGLSFIGSLIKVQGSIAFDSMPGYFAALLLGPVYGGIVAGIGHLLTALTSGFPLTLPMHLIVGLEMASFGFVFGWMYRKINTYIAAIVAIILNGAVAALIAIPISQILGLPLSGWSLFYAIIAPLTITSTANVVLAFLVYGFLKKRFN, encoded by the coding sequence ATGAATTCAAATGTGTTAAATGTAAAAAGTAGTACCTTAAAGCTTACATACTCTGCAATGTTAATAGGTCTTTCTTTTATAGGCTCATTAATTAAAGTGCAAGGAAGTATTGCCTTTGATTCAATGCCAGGATATTTTGCTGCACTTTTACTAGGGCCTGTTTATGGTGGAATTGTTGCTGGGATTGGACATTTGCTTACAGCTTTAACTAGTGGTTTTCCCTTAACGCTACCAATGCATTTAATAGTTGGTTTAGAAATGGCTTCCTTTGGATTTGTTTTTGGCTGGATGTATAGAAAAATTAATACTTATATAGCCGCTATTGTTGCAATAATATTAAATGGTGCTGTAGCTGCTTTAATAGCTATACCTATTTCACAAATTTTAGGACTTCCATTAAGTGGATGGTCATTATTTTATGCTATTATAGCACCATTAACTATTACATCTACAGCCAATGTAGTTTTAGCGTTTTTAGTATATGGATTTCTTAAGAAACGATTTAATTAG